One region of Cydia pomonella isolate Wapato2018A chromosome 9, ilCydPomo1, whole genome shotgun sequence genomic DNA includes:
- the LOC133520961 gene encoding uncharacterized protein LOC133520961 isoform X1: MAEDDEAQLNERSDFEDLYYSSVAAARELVTMHTKVAPSDGGSEYNTRRHPHIKCKLPTISLPKFGGSYDTWLEFRDTFDSLINNDDSIDDVNKFHYLRASLEGSAAVIVQSLALSSSNYKIAWQLLCDRYNNKRLLVNNHIKAIFNVSPITKESPTAIRDLIDTICKNIRALATLDEPTTHWDTLLVYIICQKLDNVTRREWEEFVPSCETITFDAIIHFLSDRADLLETMAMDGPGRRASWPLAAGAGADSAAHARSAVRRVKEKCFVGLDERETNVVSSPLFSYECPLCKRGHWLFECPDFLALSNNERADKIQGMKVCLNCLKPGHIAKYCRRGPCKSCSFRHNSLLHVDRMPSKAPVAMPVIEVTPSSPSKHDEPAPGPSCSANSGLLLPAHPALQGQVILSTALVEVYDRDGKPHMARAFLDNGASPNFIRADFCKKLNLPIREVNASLTGIKNMKSTVHKLCDAKFSSLFDKSFSMKRSFYVLPQVTCDLPMQEVNVSMLDIPEHLVLADPKFHSPAAIDFLLGAEVFWELLGNDRIKLGRNKPTVYETKLGWVVSGRNAHNPNSKNICCNFVQMSNQDDELTRFWKLDEATIKPATAYYTNDERACEEHFIKNTSRLPDGRFMVRYPLKQPASSLGDSYERAKQCFLSLERRLERQAQLKSMYKDFMKEYETLGDMSKVTSNEIVGNFLPFHGVLRLSSLTTKLRVVFNASARTSTGVTLNDIQYVGPTIQDDLIAILLRFRQYRFVYTADVEKMYRRIVVHPDDRHLQQIIWRKDPSEPLCTYQLNTVTYGTASAPFLAVRCLKQLSLDCSDPRLTEIIAHDFYMDDFLSGSDTEQEAASIIARVSAVLKSAGMHLRKWRSNESSLINEHNDESRNLNLGNLEESKTLGLGWKSGADVLYFTIDLGPNPEKLTKRFILSTVAKIFDPLGLLSPVVIQGKILLQLLWLSRVSWDDEVPQDISEKWNNITMSLPELNHLSIPRSVVGIHASRVEFHIFTDASQSAYGACLYVRTITSTGVVTRLLMAKSRVAPIRPVTIPRMELCGALIGAQLYQKALTSLRMKADSCTFWTDSMIVLGWLRMLPNQLKVFVRNRVADILEITGGWPWRHVPTKDNPADLVSRGLDAGSIAAADIWWNGPKFLRNDEEDWPKNHHASKDSDDIKAEVITANVASEATLSPLSDLNLTKISNFTKLKRVTAYVLRFINNARPGSVRYSGFLSTNELHAAMNTLVKLAQIESFHSYEDVKNKALLKAKDPLTKLNPFVDSEGLMRVGGRLRNGPFNFDKKHPAILPKGHFITVTYFNSVHIILLHAGPQAMLAYVKTTYWPIGGRTQARSTYHKCVLCTRMRGATIAPLMGNLPSPRVTPGFPFEVVGVDYAGPILAASRKGRGSQTIKVYIVIFVCFKTKCVHLELCSDLSAEGYMASLKRFVSRRGLPSDIYSDNGTQFVGAYNDLKRFLTSHAKTLSESAANDGIRFHFIPPYSPHFGGLWEAGVKSTKHHLVRVLGNCHLTFEEIYCALCQIEAILNSRPLTPLTSDPSDLLPLTPGHFLIGRPLTALPTPCLTEIPPLRLTRYQRIEQLRQHYWVRWYKEYVSELQERTKWRQAKGQLAAGTMVVIKEDNLPPMKWKLGRIVSVIAGSDGINRVADIRTSSGIIRRAFSKICPLPVEK; encoded by the coding sequence ATGGCGGAGGATGACGAGGCCCAATTGAACGAGAGGTCGGATTTCGAGGATTTGTACTACTCGTCAGTCGCGGCGGCTAGGGAATTGGTAACCATGCATACTAAGGTCGCGCCTAGCGATGGGGGTTCCGAGTACAATACACGGCGTCATCCACATATAAAATGTAAGTTACCCACCATTTCTTTACCGAAATTTGGAGGCTCGTATGATACATGGCTTGAGTTTCGCGACACATTTGATAGTTTGATTAATAATGACGACTCAATCGATGATGTAAACAAGTTTCATTATTTGCGGGCTTCACTAGAAGGCAGTGCCGCGGTAATTGTACAATCCTTGGCATTATCTAGTAGTAACTATAAAATAGCTTGGCAATTATTATGCGATAGGTATAACAATAAGCGGTTATTGGTGAATAATCATATTAAGGCCATATTCAATGTAAGCCCAATTACCAAGGAGTCACCGACAGCTATTCGGGATCTTATAGACacgatatgtaaaaatatacgtGCGTTAGCGACCCTTGATGAACCAACCACCCATTGGGATACATTATTAGTGTATataatttgtcaaaaacttGACAATGTTACAAGACGAGAGTGGGAGGAGTTTGTGCCTAGTTGCGAAACAATTACTTTCGATGCTATCATACATTTCCTCAGCGATCGTGCGGATCTATTGGAAACCATGGCAATGGATGGCCCCGGACGTCGCGCGTCCTGGCCGCtcgccgccggcgccggcgctgACTCCGCGGCGCACGCGCGCTCCGCCGTGCGACGGGTAAAGGAAAAATGTTTCGTAGGACTAGATGAACGTGAAACCAATGTTGTGAGTAGCCCACTATTTTCATATGAATGTCCATTATGTAAGCGAGGTCATTGGTTATTTGAGTGCCCCGACTTTCTCGCGTTATCTAATAACGAACGCGCAGATAAGATTCAAGGGATGAAAGTATGTTTGAATTGCTTAAAACCCGGGCACATAGCGAAGTATTGTAGGCGTGGTCCGTGCAAGTCGTGTTCATTCCGTCATAACTCGCTTTTACACGTGGATAGGATGCCGTCGAAGGCTCCAGTAGCAATGCCTGTTATAGAAGTGACTCCTAGCAGCCCGAGCAAGCACGATGAGCCCGCACCTGGCCCCAGCTGTAGTGCTAACAGCGGCCTCTTATTGCCGGCCCATCCTGCTTTACAAGGTCAAGTCATACTGTCTACTGCCCTAGTAGAAGTATACGATCGTGACGGTAAACCGCATATGGCGCGCGCATTTTTGGACAATGGGGCTTCACCTAATTTTATTAGAGCTGATTTTTGTAAAAAGCTAAACTTACCTATTAGGGAGGTGAATGCGTCTTTGACCggtattaaaaatatgaagTCGACTGTACATAAATTATGCGACGCAAAGTTCTCATCTTTGTTTGACAAAAGTTTTAGTATGAAAAGGTCATTTTACGTACTTCCACAAGTTACATGCGACTTACCTATGCAAGAGGTAAATGTATCAATGCTAGACATACCTGAACATTTAGTTTTGGCTGATCCTAAGTTCCATTCGCCGGCAGCTATCGATTTTCTTCTTGGCGCCGAGGTCTTTTGGGAATTATTAGGTAATGATAGAATTAAATTGGGACGAAACAAGCCCACAGTTTATGAAACCAAGCTAGGTTGGGTAGTGTCTGGTCGCAATGCGCATAATCCTAACTCtaaaaacatttgttgtaaTTTTGTTCAAATGAGTAATCAAGATGACGAATTGACGCGTTTTTGGAAGTTAGACGAAGCGACAATAAAACCCGCGACTGCTTATTATACCAACGATGAACGGGCTTGCGAGGaacactttataaaaaatacctctCGGTTACCAGACGGTAGGTTCATGGTTAGGTATCCTTTAAAGCAGCCTGCATCTTCTTTGGGCGATTCTTATGAGCGGGCAAAACAATGTTTTCTATCGTTAGAGCGCAGACTAGAGCGACAGGCACAATTGAAGTCTATGTATAAAGACTTTATGAAAGAATACGAGACTTTGGGAGACATGTCCAAGGTTACTTCCAATGAGATAGTAGGAAACTTTTTGCCCTTTCACGGCGTGTTGCGGCTATCTAGTCTCACGACAAAATTGCGGGTTGTGTTCAACGCTAGCGCACGCACGTCAACCGGAGTGACGCTGAACGACATTCAGTATGTAGGACCTACTATTCAGGACGATCTCATAGCTATCTTGTTACGGTTTAGACAATACCGCTTTGTGTACACGGCTGACGTGGAAAAAATGTATAGGAGGATAGTCGTGCACCCTGACGATAGGCATTTGCAACAAATCATTTGGCGCAAGGATCCATCTGAACCTCTGTGCACATACCAATTAAATACGGTAACTTATGGTACGGCCAGCGCTCCTTTCTTAGCTGTTAGATGTCTTAAACAGCTATCACTGGACTGCTCGGACCCTCGACTCACTGAAATCATTGCCCATGACTTTTACATGGATGACTTTTTGTCCGGGTCTGATACTGAGCAAGAGGCTGCAAGCATTATAGCTCGGGTCAGTGCAGTACTTAAAAGTGCCGGTATGCATTTACGCAAGTGGCGCTCAAATGAGTCGAGTCTCATAAATGAACATAACGACGAATCTAGGAACCTTAATCTTGGCAACTTGGAAGAAAGTAAGACGCTAGGGCTAGGTTGGAAAAGTGGAGCCGATGTCTTGTACTTTACTATCGACTTAGGACCTAACCCTGAAAAACTAACCAAGCGGTTTATCCTCTCCACagtagcaaaaatatttgacCCTCTAGGTCTTCTGTCACCAGTTGTCATACAGGGTAAAATTCTGCTTCAGCTTTTGTGGCTTTCAAGAGTTTCTTGGGATGATGAAGTTCCTCAAGACATTTCTGAAAAGTGGAATAATATAACAATGTCTTTACCTGAGTTAAATCACTTAAGCATTCCTCGCAGTGTCGTAGGAATCCACGCGTCGCGAGTGGAATTCCATATTTTTACGGATGCGTCTCAATCTGCGTACGGAGCTTGCTTGTACGTACGTACGATCACTAGCACAGGAGTAGTTACGCGGTTACTCATGGCAAAAAGTAGAGTAGCTCCAATTCGGCCGGTAACTATTCCCCGTATGGAATTATGTGGAGCTTTGATTGGAGCGCAGCTTTACCAAAAAGCTCTAACATCACTTCGCAtgaaagcagacagttgtacaTTTTGGACCGATTCTATGATCGTTTTAGGTTGGCTTAGAATGCTACCAAACCAACTCAAAGTATTCGTACGAAATCGCGTAGCTGATATACTCGAAATCACTGGCGGTTGGCCTTGGCGACACGTACCTACTAAGGACAACCCAGCTGATCTGGTCTCACGCGGACTTGATGCGGGTTCAATTGCTGCTGCTGATATTTGGTGGAATGGACCAAAGTTTCTCCGTAATGACGAAGAGGACTGGCCCAAAAATCATCACGCGAGCAAGGATAGTGACGACATTAAAGCCGAGGTAATCACTGCTAATGTAGCAAGCGAAGCTACACTATCCCCTCTATCAGATTTGAACCTTACGAAGATTTCCAATTTTACTAAACTCAAACGAGTCACTGCTTACGTTTTACGGTTTATTAATAACGCAAGACCGGGTAGTGTTAGATATTCAGGATTCCTTAGCACAAATGAACTTCATGCGGCTATGAATACTTTAGTAAAATTAGCGCAGATAGAATCATTTCACTCATATGAGgatgtaaaaaataaagcctTACTCAAAGCCAAAGACCCGCTTACAAAACTGAATCCTTTTGTGGATTCTGAAGGACTTATGCGTGTAGGCGGAAGACTTAGAAACGGGCCTTTTAACTTTGATAAAAAGCACCCAGCTATCTTGCCGAAAGGGCATTTTATAACGGTGACATATTTTAATTCCGTTCACATCATTTTGTTACACGCGGGACCTCAAGCCATGCTAGCGTATGTAAAGACTACCTATTGGCCAATCGGTGGTCGTACCCAAGCTAGGTCAACGTATCACAAATGCGTCCTGTGCACTCGTATGCGCGGTGCAACTATAGCGCCACTTATGGGCAACTTACCCTCACCGCGAGTAACGCCAGGCTTTCCTTTCGAGGTTGTTGGGGTAGATTATGCCGGTCCTATACTGGCTGCGTCTCGAAAGGGTCGTGGTAGTCAAACCATAAAAGTATACATCGTGATCTTTGTGTGTTTTAAAACGAAATGTGTACACCTTGAGCTATGTAGTGACTTGTCTGCAGAAGGTTACATGGCGTCATTGAAGCGATTCGTTAGTCGCCGCGGCTTACCTTCTGACATATACTCCGACAATGGAACACAGTTCGTCGGGGCATATAATGATTTAAAGAGATTCCTTACCAGTCATGCGAAGACGTTATCTGAGTCTGCAGCCAATGACGGCATTCGATTTCACTTTATTCCACCATATTCACCACACTTTGGCGGTTTGTGGGAAGCCGGGGTGAAATCCACTAAACACCATTTAGTTAGAGTCTTAGGTAACTGTCACTTAACTTTTGAAGAGATTTATTGTGCGTTGTGTCAAATAGAGGCCATTTTAAATTCAAGGCCTCTTACTCCTTTAACTAGCGATCCTTCTGATCTGCTACCACTTACTCCAGGCCATTTTTTGATCGGACGACCACTCACAGCTCTTCCGACTCCCTGTCTAACAGAGATTCCTCCTTTGAGACTAACACGGTACCAGAGGATAGAACAATTGAGGCAACACTACTGGGTTCGCTGGTATAAAGAATATGTCTCTGAACTTCAGGAGCGAACCAAATGGAGGCAAGCTAAGGGTCAACTTGCAGCCGGTACCATGGTCGTCATCAAAGAAGACAATCTGCCTCCAATGAAATGGAAGCTCGGCAGAATCGTTAGCGTCATCGCTGGATCTGATGGCATCAATCGCGTAGCCGACATCCGGACGTCGTCTGGGATCATCCGTCGTGCGTTCAGCAAAATATGTCCACTACCAGTCGAAAAGTAA
- the LOC133520961 gene encoding uncharacterized protein LOC133520961 isoform X2 — translation MNEALIKELVKKRGHIKSRLTKFSGYIRELAEKVLCAAQVTELQLRIAKLECVYNTYDEIQTKLECMAEDDEAQLNERSDFEDLYYSSVAAARELVTMHTKVAPSDGGSEYNTRRHPHIKCKLPTISLPKFGGSYDTWLEFRDTFDSLINNDDSIDDVNKFHYLRASLEGSAAVIVQSLALSSSNYKIAWQLLCDRYNNKRLLVNNHIKAIFNVSPITKESPTAIRDLIDTICKNIRALATLDEPTTHWDTLLVYIICQKLDNVTRREWEEFVPSCETITFDAIIHFLSDRADLLETMAMDGPGRRASWPLAAGAGADSAAHARSAVRRVKEKCFVGLDERETNVERTKWRQAKGQLAAGTMVVIKEDNLPPMKWKLGRIVSVIAGSDGINRVADIRTSSGIIRRAFSKICPLPVEK, via the exons ATGAATGAAGCATTAATTAAAGAGTTAGTTAAAAAGAGGGGTCATATTAAGTCGCGTTTAACTAAATTTTCAGGTTATATACGCGAGTTAGCCGAAAAAGTATTGTGTGCGGCTCAGGTGACGGAACTTCAACTTCGGATTGCTAAATTGGAATGTGTTTACAACACGTATGATGAGATTCAAACCAAGTTGGAGTGTATGGCGGAGGATGACGAGGCCCAATTGAACGAGAGGTCGGATTTCGAGGATTTGTACTACTCGTCAGTCGCGGCGGCTAGGGAATTGGTAACCATGCATACTAAGGTCGCGCCTAGCGATGGGGGTTCCGAGTACAATACACGGCGTCATCCACATATAAAATGTAAGTTACCCACCATTTCTTTACCGAAATTTGGAGGCTCGTATGATACATGGCTTGAGTTTCGCGACACATTTGATAGTTTGATTAATAATGACGACTCAATCGATGATGTAAACAAGTTTCATTATTTGCGGGCTTCACTAGAAGGCAGTGCCGCGGTAATTGTACAATCCTTGGCATTATCTAGTAGTAACTATAAAATAGCTTGGCAATTATTATGCGATAGGTATAACAATAAGCGGTTATTGGTGAATAATCATATTAAGGCCATATTCAATGTAAGCCCAATTACCAAGGAGTCACCGACAGCTATTCGGGATCTTATAGACacgatatgtaaaaatatacgtGCGTTAGCGACCCTTGATGAACCAACCACCCATTGGGATACATTATTAGTGTATataatttgtcaaaaacttGACAATGTTACAAGACGAGAGTGGGAGGAGTTTGTGCCTAGTTGCGAAACAATTACTTTCGATGCTATCATACATTTCCTCAGCGATCGTGCGGATCTATTGGAAACCATGGCAATGGATGGCCCCGGACGTCGCGCGTCCTGGCCGCtcgccgccggcgccggcgctgACTCCGCGGCGCACGCGCGCTCCGCCGTGCGACGGGTAAAGGAAAAATGTTTCGTAGGACTAGATGAACGTGAAACCAATGTT GAGCGAACCAAATGGAGGCAAGCTAAGGGTCAACTTGCAGCCGGTACCATGGTCGTCATCAAAGAAGACAATCTGCCTCCAATGAAATGGAAGCTCGGCAGAATCGTTAGCGTCATCGCTGGATCTGATGGCATCAATCGCGTAGCCGACATCCGGACGTCGTCTGGGATCATCCGTCGTGCGTTCAGCAAAATATGTCCACTACCAGTCGAAAAGTAA